One window of the Rhinoraja longicauda isolate Sanriku21f chromosome 2, sRhiLon1.1, whole genome shotgun sequence genome contains the following:
- the en2a gene encoding homeobox protein engrailed-2a isoform X1, whose amino-acid sequence MEENDQNNHEVDNQESSNESNRAIMPLLQAPGNQLPHRITNFFIDNILRPDFGKRKDGQSHVPGRENVSPSAVVSGQSGGSAPGVGGGGGGGVGGGVGGDGVSGGGGGAPASPSGPAKKRDVAGEATLRNGESAEQSQSSDSDSSHSSTSAVSQPMLWPAWVYCTRYSDRPSSGPRSRKPKKKTPNKEDKRPRTAFTAEQLQRLKAEFQTNRYLTEQRRQSLAHELSLNESQIKIWFQNKRAKIKKASGSKNSLALHLMAQGLYNHSNTEKEDKEESE is encoded by the exons ATGGAAGAAAATGATCAAAATAACCATGAAGTGGACAACCAGGAGTCGAGCAACGAGTCTAACCGAGCCATCATGCCGCTACTCCAGGCGCCGGGGAACCAGCTCCCTCACCGGATCACCAACTTTTTCATCGACAACATCTTGCGGCCGGACTTTGGCAAAAGGAAAGACGGGCAGAGCCACGTCCCCGGGAGAGAGAACGTTAGCCCGTCGGCGGTGGTGTCCGGCCAGAGCGGAGGCAGTGCGcccggggtgggaggaggaggaggaggtggtgttggtggtggtgttggtggtgaTGGTGTCTCCGGCGGAGGAGGAGGGGCTCCAGCCAGCCCGTCTGGCCCGGCTAAGAAACGAGACGTGGCGGGAGAAGCGACGCTGAGGAACGGCGAGAGCGCCGAGCAATCTCAGAGCTCCGATTCAGATAGCTCCCACAGCAGCACCAGCGCAGTCTCCCAACCCATGctttggcctgcgtgggtttactgcaCTAGATACTCGGACAGGCCTTCGTCAG GTCCCAGGTCCCGCAAACCAAAGAAAAAGACTCCCAATAAAGAGGACAAGCGACCGAGGACAGCGTTCACAGCCGAGCAATTGCAGAGACTGAAAGCCGAGTTTCAGACGAACCGCTACCTAACCGAGCAACGCCGGCAGAGCTTGGCTCACGAACTCAGTCTCAACGAATCCCAAATCAAAATCTGGTTTCAGAACAAGCGAGCCAAAATCAAGAAAGCTAGCGGATCAAAGAACTCACTGGCACTCCATTTAATGGCACAAGGACTTTACAACCATTCCAACACGGAGAAAGAAGACAAGGAAGAAAGCGAATAG
- the en2a gene encoding homeobox protein engrailed-2a isoform X2, translating into MEENDQNNHEVDNQESSNESNRAIMPLLQAPGNQLPHRITNFFIDNILRPDFGKRKDGQSHVPGRENVSPSAVVSGQSGGSAPGVGGGGGASPSGPAKKRDVAGEATLRNGESAEQSQSSDSDSSHSSTSAVSQPMLWPAWVYCTRYSDRPSSGPRSRKPKKKTPNKEDKRPRTAFTAEQLQRLKAEFQTNRYLTEQRRQSLAHELSLNESQIKIWFQNKRAKIKKASGSKNSLALHLMAQGLYNHSNTEKEDKEESE; encoded by the exons ATGGAAGAAAATGATCAAAATAACCATGAAGTGGACAACCAGGAGTCGAGCAACGAGTCTAACCGAGCCATCATGCCGCTACTCCAGGCGCCGGGGAACCAGCTCCCTCACCGGATCACCAACTTTTTCATCGACAACATCTTGCGGCCGGACTTTGGCAAAAGGAAAGACGGGCAGAGCCACGTCCCCGGGAGAGAGAACGTTAGCCCGTCGGCGGTGGTGTCCGGCCAGAGCGGAGGCAGTGCGcccggggtgggaggaggaggaggag CCAGCCCGTCTGGCCCGGCTAAGAAACGAGACGTGGCGGGAGAAGCGACGCTGAGGAACGGCGAGAGCGCCGAGCAATCTCAGAGCTCCGATTCAGATAGCTCCCACAGCAGCACCAGCGCAGTCTCCCAACCCATGctttggcctgcgtgggtttactgcaCTAGATACTCGGACAGGCCTTCGTCAG GTCCCAGGTCCCGCAAACCAAAGAAAAAGACTCCCAATAAAGAGGACAAGCGACCGAGGACAGCGTTCACAGCCGAGCAATTGCAGAGACTGAAAGCCGAGTTTCAGACGAACCGCTACCTAACCGAGCAACGCCGGCAGAGCTTGGCTCACGAACTCAGTCTCAACGAATCCCAAATCAAAATCTGGTTTCAGAACAAGCGAGCCAAAATCAAGAAAGCTAGCGGATCAAAGAACTCACTGGCACTCCATTTAATGGCACAAGGACTTTACAACCATTCCAACACGGAGAAAGAAGACAAGGAAGAAAGCGAATAG